In Juglans microcarpa x Juglans regia isolate MS1-56 chromosome 4S, Jm3101_v1.0, whole genome shotgun sequence, a single window of DNA contains:
- the LOC121262660 gene encoding transcriptional corepressor LEUNIG-like isoform X1 has product MSQTNWEADKMLDVYIHDYLVKRDLKASAQAFQAEGKVSSDPVAIDAPGGFLFEWWSVFWDIFIARTNEKHSDPAASYIETQLIKAREQQQHHQQQQQQQQQPQLPQHQQQQQQQQHNMQMQQLLLQRHAQQQQQQQQQQQQQQQQQQQQQQQQQQQQQQQQQQQQQPPTPQHQRRDGAHILNGSTNGLVGNDTLMRPNPGTANALATKMYEERLKLPLQRDSLDDVNIKQRFGDNVGQLLDPNHASILKSAAATGTPSGQVLHGTAGGMSPQIQARNQQLPGSTPDIKSEINPVLNPRVAGPEGSLIGIPGSNQGSNNLTLKGWPLTGLDQLRNGLLQQQKPFIQAPQPFHQLQMLPQHQQQLLLAQQNLTSPSASDESRRLRMLLNNRSMGLGKDGLSNSVGDGLPNVGSPLQAGGPLLSRGDTDMLIKLKMANLQQQQQQQNNNPQQQQQLQQQQQQQQHALSNQQSQSSNHNLHQQDKMGGAGSVTADGSMSNSFRGTDQVSKNQTGRKRKQPVSSSGPANSSGTANTAGPSPSSAPSTPSTHTPGDVISMPALPHSGGSSKPLMMFAADTTGTLTSPSNQLWDDKDLELQADIDRFVEDEDNVESFLSHDDTDPRDAVGRGMDMSKGFTFTEVHSVRASISKVVCCHFSSDGKYLASGGSDKKAVLWSTDSFKAKISLEEHSFMITDVRFSPSMPRLATSSYDRTVRVWDADNPGYSLRTFTGHSSAVMSLDFHPNKDDLFCSCDSNGEIRYWSINNGSCTRVFKGGMTQVRFQPRHGRYLAAAGQSVVSILDVETQVCRHSLQGHTKEINCLCWDPSGEFLASVSEDSVRVWSFGSGSEGECVHELSCNGNKFHSCVFHPTHPSLLVIGCYQSLELWNMAENKTMTLSAHEGLIAALAVSTVTGLVASASHDKFVKLWK; this is encoded by the exons ATGTCACAGACTAACTGGGAAGCGGATAAAAT GTTAGATGTGTATATACATGACTATCTAGTGAAGAGGGATTTAAAGGCTTCCGCACAGGCCTTTCAAGCTGAAGGAAAAGTATCGTCTGATCCCGTTG CTATTGATGCCCCTGGAGGTTTCCTCTTTGAATGGTGGTCAGTATTCTGGGATATATTCATTGCTAGGACTAATGAGAAGCACTCCGACCCCGCTGCATCGTACATCGAG ACTCAGTTGATTAAAGCAAGGGAGCAGCAACAGCATCAtcaacaacagcagcagcagcagcagcaacccCAGCTGCCACAGCATCAACAacagcaacagcagcagcagcataaTATGCAGATGCAGCAGCTCTTGTTGCAGAGGCATGctcaacagcagcagcagcagcagcagcagcaacaacagcagcagcagcagcagcagcagcagcaacagcagcagcagcagcagcagcagcaacaacaacagcagcagcagcagccacCGACACCACAACATCAGCGAAGAGATGGAGCCCACATCCTTAATGGAAGTACAAATGGCCTTGTTGGAAATGACACTCTAATGCGACCAAACCCTGGAACTGCAAATGCATTGGCCACAAAGATGTATGAGGAAAGATTAAAATTGCCTCTCCAGAGGGATTCTTTGGATGATGTTAATATAAAG CAAAGATTCGGTGACAATGTGGGCCAGCTTTTGGATCCAAATCATGCCTCAATACTAAAGTCAGCTGCAGCAACTGGCACTCCTTCGGG GCAAGTGTTGCATGGTACAGCTGGTGGGATGTCTCCACAAATTCAAGCTCGCAATCAACAACTACCGGGGTCCACACCG GATATAAAGAGCGAGATTAATCCGGTTTTAAATCCCAGAGTCGCAGGTCCTGAAGGATCATTGATAGGAATTCCTG GGTCAAATCAAGGTAGTAATAATTTGACTCTAAAAGGATGGCCACTCACA GGACTGGATCAGCTTCGCAATGGGCTTCTTCAGCAACAAAAGCCTTTTATACAGGCACCTCAGCCCTTTCATCAACTCCAGATGTTACCACAACACCAGCAACAGCTTTTGCTTGCACAGCAAAACTTGACCTCACCATCTGCAAGTGATGAAAGTAGAAGACTAAGAATGCTTTTGAATAACCGGAGCATGGGTCTTGGAAAGGATGGCCTTTCAAATTCTGTTGGTGATGGGCTTCCCAATGTTGGATCACCTCTTCAAGCTGGTGGCCCTCTTTTGTCTCGTGGAGACACAGATATGCTGATTAAG TTGAAAATGGCTAATTTACAACAGCAACAGCAGCAACAGAACAATAATCcacaacagcagcagcagcttcagcagcagcagcagcagcagcagcatgcTCTTTCAAATCAGCAATCTCAGAGTTCAAATCACAATCTTCACCAACAAGATAAAATGGGTGGTGCTGGCAGTGTAACTGCTGATGGTAGCATGTCAAATTCCTTTCGAGGAACTGATCAG GTTTCTAAAAACCAGActgggagaaaaagaaagcagCCAGTGTCATCTTCTGGTCCTGCCAATAGCTCAGGAACTGCTAACACAGCAGGGCCCTCTCCAAGTTCTGCACCGTCAACTCCTTCAACACATACACCTGGAGATGTGATATCGATGCCTGCTTTGCCTCATAGTGGTGGTTCTTCAAAGCCATTGATGATGTTTGCTGCTGATACAACTGGCACCCTTACATCACCATCAAATCAATTG TGGGATGATAAAGATCTTGAATTGCAGGCTGATATTGATCGTTTTGTAGAGGATGAGGATAATGTTGAATCTTTTTTATCCCATGATGATACCGACCCTAGGGATGCTGTGGGTCGTGGTATGGACATGAGCAAAG GGTTCACATTTACAGAAGTGCATTCTGTTCGAGCAAGCATAAGCAAAGTTGTCTGTTGCCACTTCTCATCAGATGGGAAATATCTTGCTAGCGGTGGCTCTGATAAGAAG GCTGTGTTGTGGTCCACAGATTCTTTCAAGGCAAAAATCTCACTTGAAGAACATTCATTTATGATTACTGATGTCCGGTTCAGTCCGAGCATGCCACGACTTGCAACATCTTCATATGACAGAACTGTCAGGGTTTGGGATGCTGACAAT CCTGGTTATTCACTTCGTACCTTTACGGGGCATTCTTCTGCTGTTATGTCACTTGACTTCCACCCAAATAAGGATGACCTCTTTTGCTCTTGTGATAGTAATGGTGAGATACGATACTGGAGTATTAACAATGGCAGCTGCACAAGAGTGTTTAAG GGTGGTATGACCCAAGTGAGATTTCAACCCCGTCATGGAAGGTACCTTGCTGCAGCTGGACAGAGTGTTGTATCTATTCTGGATGTGGAGACACAAGTTTGTCGGCATTCATTACAG GGACATACTAAGGAAATCAATTGTCTGTGCTGGGACCCTTCTGGTGAGTTCTTAGCCTCTGTCAGCGAAGACTCTGTTAGAGTATGGAGCTTTGGATCAGGGAGTGAAGGAGAATGTGTACATGAGCTCAGCTGTAATGGCAATAAATTCCATTCCTGTGTTTTTCATCCTACACACCCTTCATTGCTGGTCATTGGCTGTTATCAG TCTTTGGAGCTTTGGAACATGGCCGAGAACAAGACGATGACTCTTTCAGCTCATGAAGGACTCATTGCTGCATTGGCTGTGTCAACTGTCACGGGATTGGTTGCATCAGCTAGTCATGACAAGTTTGTTAAGCTGTGGAAGTGA
- the LOC121262660 gene encoding transcriptional corepressor LEUNIG-like isoform X2, whose protein sequence is MSQTNWEADKMLDVYIHDYLVKRDLKASAQAFQAEGKVSSDPVAIDAPGGFLFEWWSVFWDIFIARTNEKHSDPAASYIETQLIKAREQQQHHQQQQQQQQQPQLPQHQQQQQQQQHNMQMQQLLLQRHAQQQQQQQQQQQQQQQQQQQQQQQQQQQQQQQQQQQQQPPTPQHQRRDGAHILNGSTNGLVGNDTLMRPNPGTANALATKMYEERLKLPLQRDSLDDVNIKQRFGDNVGQLLDPNHASILKSAAATGTPSGQVLHGTAGGMSPQIQARNQQLPGSTPDIKSEINPVLNPRVAGPEGSLIGIPGSNQGSNNLTLKGWPLTGLDQLRNGLLQQQKPFIQAPQPFHQLQMLPQHQQQLLLAQQNLTSPSASDESRRLRMLLNNRSMGLGKDGLSNSVGDGLPNVGSPLQAGGPLLSRGDTDMLIKLKMANLQQQQQQQNNNPQQQQQLQQQQQQQQHALSNQQSQSSNHNLHQQDKMGGAGSVTADGSMSNSFRGTDQTGRKRKQPVSSSGPANSSGTANTAGPSPSSAPSTPSTHTPGDVISMPALPHSGGSSKPLMMFAADTTGTLTSPSNQLWDDKDLELQADIDRFVEDEDNVESFLSHDDTDPRDAVGRGMDMSKGFTFTEVHSVRASISKVVCCHFSSDGKYLASGGSDKKAVLWSTDSFKAKISLEEHSFMITDVRFSPSMPRLATSSYDRTVRVWDADNPGYSLRTFTGHSSAVMSLDFHPNKDDLFCSCDSNGEIRYWSINNGSCTRVFKGGMTQVRFQPRHGRYLAAAGQSVVSILDVETQVCRHSLQGHTKEINCLCWDPSGEFLASVSEDSVRVWSFGSGSEGECVHELSCNGNKFHSCVFHPTHPSLLVIGCYQSLELWNMAENKTMTLSAHEGLIAALAVSTVTGLVASASHDKFVKLWK, encoded by the exons ATGTCACAGACTAACTGGGAAGCGGATAAAAT GTTAGATGTGTATATACATGACTATCTAGTGAAGAGGGATTTAAAGGCTTCCGCACAGGCCTTTCAAGCTGAAGGAAAAGTATCGTCTGATCCCGTTG CTATTGATGCCCCTGGAGGTTTCCTCTTTGAATGGTGGTCAGTATTCTGGGATATATTCATTGCTAGGACTAATGAGAAGCACTCCGACCCCGCTGCATCGTACATCGAG ACTCAGTTGATTAAAGCAAGGGAGCAGCAACAGCATCAtcaacaacagcagcagcagcagcagcaacccCAGCTGCCACAGCATCAACAacagcaacagcagcagcagcataaTATGCAGATGCAGCAGCTCTTGTTGCAGAGGCATGctcaacagcagcagcagcagcagcagcagcaacaacagcagcagcagcagcagcagcagcagcaacagcagcagcagcagcagcagcagcaacaacaacagcagcagcagcagccacCGACACCACAACATCAGCGAAGAGATGGAGCCCACATCCTTAATGGAAGTACAAATGGCCTTGTTGGAAATGACACTCTAATGCGACCAAACCCTGGAACTGCAAATGCATTGGCCACAAAGATGTATGAGGAAAGATTAAAATTGCCTCTCCAGAGGGATTCTTTGGATGATGTTAATATAAAG CAAAGATTCGGTGACAATGTGGGCCAGCTTTTGGATCCAAATCATGCCTCAATACTAAAGTCAGCTGCAGCAACTGGCACTCCTTCGGG GCAAGTGTTGCATGGTACAGCTGGTGGGATGTCTCCACAAATTCAAGCTCGCAATCAACAACTACCGGGGTCCACACCG GATATAAAGAGCGAGATTAATCCGGTTTTAAATCCCAGAGTCGCAGGTCCTGAAGGATCATTGATAGGAATTCCTG GGTCAAATCAAGGTAGTAATAATTTGACTCTAAAAGGATGGCCACTCACA GGACTGGATCAGCTTCGCAATGGGCTTCTTCAGCAACAAAAGCCTTTTATACAGGCACCTCAGCCCTTTCATCAACTCCAGATGTTACCACAACACCAGCAACAGCTTTTGCTTGCACAGCAAAACTTGACCTCACCATCTGCAAGTGATGAAAGTAGAAGACTAAGAATGCTTTTGAATAACCGGAGCATGGGTCTTGGAAAGGATGGCCTTTCAAATTCTGTTGGTGATGGGCTTCCCAATGTTGGATCACCTCTTCAAGCTGGTGGCCCTCTTTTGTCTCGTGGAGACACAGATATGCTGATTAAG TTGAAAATGGCTAATTTACAACAGCAACAGCAGCAACAGAACAATAATCcacaacagcagcagcagcttcagcagcagcagcagcagcagcagcatgcTCTTTCAAATCAGCAATCTCAGAGTTCAAATCACAATCTTCACCAACAAGATAAAATGGGTGGTGCTGGCAGTGTAACTGCTGATGGTAGCATGTCAAATTCCTTTCGAGGAACTGATCAG ActgggagaaaaagaaagcagCCAGTGTCATCTTCTGGTCCTGCCAATAGCTCAGGAACTGCTAACACAGCAGGGCCCTCTCCAAGTTCTGCACCGTCAACTCCTTCAACACATACACCTGGAGATGTGATATCGATGCCTGCTTTGCCTCATAGTGGTGGTTCTTCAAAGCCATTGATGATGTTTGCTGCTGATACAACTGGCACCCTTACATCACCATCAAATCAATTG TGGGATGATAAAGATCTTGAATTGCAGGCTGATATTGATCGTTTTGTAGAGGATGAGGATAATGTTGAATCTTTTTTATCCCATGATGATACCGACCCTAGGGATGCTGTGGGTCGTGGTATGGACATGAGCAAAG GGTTCACATTTACAGAAGTGCATTCTGTTCGAGCAAGCATAAGCAAAGTTGTCTGTTGCCACTTCTCATCAGATGGGAAATATCTTGCTAGCGGTGGCTCTGATAAGAAG GCTGTGTTGTGGTCCACAGATTCTTTCAAGGCAAAAATCTCACTTGAAGAACATTCATTTATGATTACTGATGTCCGGTTCAGTCCGAGCATGCCACGACTTGCAACATCTTCATATGACAGAACTGTCAGGGTTTGGGATGCTGACAAT CCTGGTTATTCACTTCGTACCTTTACGGGGCATTCTTCTGCTGTTATGTCACTTGACTTCCACCCAAATAAGGATGACCTCTTTTGCTCTTGTGATAGTAATGGTGAGATACGATACTGGAGTATTAACAATGGCAGCTGCACAAGAGTGTTTAAG GGTGGTATGACCCAAGTGAGATTTCAACCCCGTCATGGAAGGTACCTTGCTGCAGCTGGACAGAGTGTTGTATCTATTCTGGATGTGGAGACACAAGTTTGTCGGCATTCATTACAG GGACATACTAAGGAAATCAATTGTCTGTGCTGGGACCCTTCTGGTGAGTTCTTAGCCTCTGTCAGCGAAGACTCTGTTAGAGTATGGAGCTTTGGATCAGGGAGTGAAGGAGAATGTGTACATGAGCTCAGCTGTAATGGCAATAAATTCCATTCCTGTGTTTTTCATCCTACACACCCTTCATTGCTGGTCATTGGCTGTTATCAG TCTTTGGAGCTTTGGAACATGGCCGAGAACAAGACGATGACTCTTTCAGCTCATGAAGGACTCATTGCTGCATTGGCTGTGTCAACTGTCACGGGATTGGTTGCATCAGCTAGTCATGACAAGTTTGTTAAGCTGTGGAAGTGA
- the LOC121262660 gene encoding transcriptional corepressor LEUNIG-like isoform X3, with amino-acid sequence MSQTNWEADKMLDVYIHDYLVKRDLKASAQAFQAEGKVSSDPVAIDAPGGFLFEWWSVFWDIFIARTNEKHSDPAASYIETQLIKAREQQQHHQQQQQQQQQPQLPQHQQQQQQQQHNMQMQQLLLQRHAQQQQQQQQQQQQQQQQQQQQQQQQQQQQQQQQQQQQQPPTPQHQRRDGAHILNGSTNGLVGNDTLMRPNPGTANALATKMYEERLKLPLQRDSLDDVNIKQRFGDNVGQLLDPNHASILKSAAATGTPSGQVLHGTAGGMSPQIQARNQQLPGSTPDIKSEINPVLNPRVAGPEGSLIGIPGSNQGSNNLTLKGWPLTGLDQLRNGLLQQQKPFIQAPQPFHQLQMLPQHQQQLLLAQQNLTSPSASDESRRLRMLLNNRSMGLGKDGLSNSVGDGLPNVGSPLQAGGPLLSRGDTDMLIKLKMANLQQQQQQQNNNPQQQQQLQQQQQQQQHALSNQQSQSSNHNLHQQDKMGGAGSVTADGSMSNSFRGTDQVSKNQTGRKRKQPVSSSGPANSSGTANTAGPSPSSAPSTPSTHTPGDVISMPALPHSGGSSKPLMMFAADTTGTLTSPSNQLADIDRFVEDEDNVESFLSHDDTDPRDAVGRGMDMSKGFTFTEVHSVRASISKVVCCHFSSDGKYLASGGSDKKAVLWSTDSFKAKISLEEHSFMITDVRFSPSMPRLATSSYDRTVRVWDADNPGYSLRTFTGHSSAVMSLDFHPNKDDLFCSCDSNGEIRYWSINNGSCTRVFKGGMTQVRFQPRHGRYLAAAGQSVVSILDVETQVCRHSLQGHTKEINCLCWDPSGEFLASVSEDSVRVWSFGSGSEGECVHELSCNGNKFHSCVFHPTHPSLLVIGCYQSLELWNMAENKTMTLSAHEGLIAALAVSTVTGLVASASHDKFVKLWK; translated from the exons ATGTCACAGACTAACTGGGAAGCGGATAAAAT GTTAGATGTGTATATACATGACTATCTAGTGAAGAGGGATTTAAAGGCTTCCGCACAGGCCTTTCAAGCTGAAGGAAAAGTATCGTCTGATCCCGTTG CTATTGATGCCCCTGGAGGTTTCCTCTTTGAATGGTGGTCAGTATTCTGGGATATATTCATTGCTAGGACTAATGAGAAGCACTCCGACCCCGCTGCATCGTACATCGAG ACTCAGTTGATTAAAGCAAGGGAGCAGCAACAGCATCAtcaacaacagcagcagcagcagcagcaacccCAGCTGCCACAGCATCAACAacagcaacagcagcagcagcataaTATGCAGATGCAGCAGCTCTTGTTGCAGAGGCATGctcaacagcagcagcagcagcagcagcagcaacaacagcagcagcagcagcagcagcagcagcaacagcagcagcagcagcagcagcagcaacaacaacagcagcagcagcagccacCGACACCACAACATCAGCGAAGAGATGGAGCCCACATCCTTAATGGAAGTACAAATGGCCTTGTTGGAAATGACACTCTAATGCGACCAAACCCTGGAACTGCAAATGCATTGGCCACAAAGATGTATGAGGAAAGATTAAAATTGCCTCTCCAGAGGGATTCTTTGGATGATGTTAATATAAAG CAAAGATTCGGTGACAATGTGGGCCAGCTTTTGGATCCAAATCATGCCTCAATACTAAAGTCAGCTGCAGCAACTGGCACTCCTTCGGG GCAAGTGTTGCATGGTACAGCTGGTGGGATGTCTCCACAAATTCAAGCTCGCAATCAACAACTACCGGGGTCCACACCG GATATAAAGAGCGAGATTAATCCGGTTTTAAATCCCAGAGTCGCAGGTCCTGAAGGATCATTGATAGGAATTCCTG GGTCAAATCAAGGTAGTAATAATTTGACTCTAAAAGGATGGCCACTCACA GGACTGGATCAGCTTCGCAATGGGCTTCTTCAGCAACAAAAGCCTTTTATACAGGCACCTCAGCCCTTTCATCAACTCCAGATGTTACCACAACACCAGCAACAGCTTTTGCTTGCACAGCAAAACTTGACCTCACCATCTGCAAGTGATGAAAGTAGAAGACTAAGAATGCTTTTGAATAACCGGAGCATGGGTCTTGGAAAGGATGGCCTTTCAAATTCTGTTGGTGATGGGCTTCCCAATGTTGGATCACCTCTTCAAGCTGGTGGCCCTCTTTTGTCTCGTGGAGACACAGATATGCTGATTAAG TTGAAAATGGCTAATTTACAACAGCAACAGCAGCAACAGAACAATAATCcacaacagcagcagcagcttcagcagcagcagcagcagcagcagcatgcTCTTTCAAATCAGCAATCTCAGAGTTCAAATCACAATCTTCACCAACAAGATAAAATGGGTGGTGCTGGCAGTGTAACTGCTGATGGTAGCATGTCAAATTCCTTTCGAGGAACTGATCAG GTTTCTAAAAACCAGActgggagaaaaagaaagcagCCAGTGTCATCTTCTGGTCCTGCCAATAGCTCAGGAACTGCTAACACAGCAGGGCCCTCTCCAAGTTCTGCACCGTCAACTCCTTCAACACATACACCTGGAGATGTGATATCGATGCCTGCTTTGCCTCATAGTGGTGGTTCTTCAAAGCCATTGATGATGTTTGCTGCTGATACAACTGGCACCCTTACATCACCATCAAATCAATTG GCTGATATTGATCGTTTTGTAGAGGATGAGGATAATGTTGAATCTTTTTTATCCCATGATGATACCGACCCTAGGGATGCTGTGGGTCGTGGTATGGACATGAGCAAAG GGTTCACATTTACAGAAGTGCATTCTGTTCGAGCAAGCATAAGCAAAGTTGTCTGTTGCCACTTCTCATCAGATGGGAAATATCTTGCTAGCGGTGGCTCTGATAAGAAG GCTGTGTTGTGGTCCACAGATTCTTTCAAGGCAAAAATCTCACTTGAAGAACATTCATTTATGATTACTGATGTCCGGTTCAGTCCGAGCATGCCACGACTTGCAACATCTTCATATGACAGAACTGTCAGGGTTTGGGATGCTGACAAT CCTGGTTATTCACTTCGTACCTTTACGGGGCATTCTTCTGCTGTTATGTCACTTGACTTCCACCCAAATAAGGATGACCTCTTTTGCTCTTGTGATAGTAATGGTGAGATACGATACTGGAGTATTAACAATGGCAGCTGCACAAGAGTGTTTAAG GGTGGTATGACCCAAGTGAGATTTCAACCCCGTCATGGAAGGTACCTTGCTGCAGCTGGACAGAGTGTTGTATCTATTCTGGATGTGGAGACACAAGTTTGTCGGCATTCATTACAG GGACATACTAAGGAAATCAATTGTCTGTGCTGGGACCCTTCTGGTGAGTTCTTAGCCTCTGTCAGCGAAGACTCTGTTAGAGTATGGAGCTTTGGATCAGGGAGTGAAGGAGAATGTGTACATGAGCTCAGCTGTAATGGCAATAAATTCCATTCCTGTGTTTTTCATCCTACACACCCTTCATTGCTGGTCATTGGCTGTTATCAG TCTTTGGAGCTTTGGAACATGGCCGAGAACAAGACGATGACTCTTTCAGCTCATGAAGGACTCATTGCTGCATTGGCTGTGTCAACTGTCACGGGATTGGTTGCATCAGCTAGTCATGACAAGTTTGTTAAGCTGTGGAAGTGA
- the LOC121262662 gene encoding pentatricopeptide repeat-containing protein At5g11310, mitochondrial has protein sequence MPSRGPSRFLSLYFILFKPNSNPYIKTVGRRFSSDQQRLFVPGNPLIKWPPLPHPPCSPTTPNPIPSTDPDPDSSLSDFSTISDLLTDPSISPGISLEAALDRTGIEPNPSLVQAVLDRFDHSPRLLHTLFVWAKKQPGFRSSETLFNSVINVLGKSKKFDSVWSLVLDRIGGDEKPPAFVSGDTFAIMIRRYARAGMTQPAIRTFEFARNLDPIQDSDSEMSLFEVLLDSLCKEGHVKVASEYLDQKRKLDPNWVPSVRVYNILLNGWFRSRKLKQAERLWEEMKMDDVKPSVVTYGTLVEGYCRMRRAKIAIELVHEMRREGIEPNAIVYNPIIDALGEAGQFVDAMRMLERFLVLESGPTISTYNSLVKGFCKAGDLVGASEILKMMIGRGFIPTATTYNYFFRYFSKHGMIQEGMNLYTKMIESGYAPDRLTFHLLMKMLCEEERLDLAVQVSKEMRARGCDMDLATSTMLVHLLCKMHRLEEAFAEFEDMIRRGVIPQYLTFQRIKNELKKQGMNEMAQRLWDMMSSVPHSMNLPNTYRGDGDASRARRTSIIQKAEAMSELLKTSKDPRELVKWRGSSKNVELNANKLIEDIKKKLTRHESPST, from the exons ATGCCGTCGCGCGGACCTAGCCGTTTTCTTTCTCTATATTTCATCCTTTTCAAACCAAACTCGAACCCTTACATCAAAACCGTTGGTCGCCGATTCTCCTCCGACCAACAGCGGCTATTCGTTCCCGGTAACCCCCTTATCAAGTGGCCTCCACTGCCCCATCCACCCTGCTCTCCAACAACACCAAACCCTATCCCTAGCACCGACCCCGACCCCGACTCTTCACTCAGTGACTTCTCCACCATTTCTGACCTTCTTACAGACCCTAGCATCTCTCCCGGTATATCCCTCGAGGCTGCATTAGACCGTACAGGGATTGAACCGAACCCGAGTCTGGTACAGGCCGTACTCGATCGTTTTGATCATTCCCCCAGATTACTGCACACACTCTTTGTTTGGGCGAAGAAGCAGCCTGGGTTTAGATCCTCTGAGACGCTTTTCAACTCAGTGATCAATGTGCTAGGGAAATCTAAGAAGTTCGATTCCGTGTGGTCGCTGGTCCTTGATCGGATTGGTGGAGATGAGAAACCGCCCGCTTTCGTTTCTGGGGACACTTTTGCGATTATGATCAGACGCTACGCTCGCGCAG GTATGACTCAACCTGCAATCCGGACGTTTGAATTTGCTCGTAATTTAGACCCAATTCAAGACtcggattcagagatgagtttgTTTGAGGTTTTGTTGGATTCCCTCTGCAAGGAAGGCCACGTGAAGGTAGCTTCAGAATATTTAGATCAGAAAAGGAAGTTGGATCCAAATTGGGTTCCGTCGGTACGTGTTTATAATATACTGTTGAATGGATGGTTTCGCTCGAGGAAGCTCAAACAGGCAGAGCGGCTTTGGGAGGAGATGAAAATGGATGATGTGAAACCAAGTGTTGTGACATATGGTACTCTTGTGGAAGGGTACTGTCGGATGCGTCGTGCTAAAATAGCGATTGAGTTGGTGCATGAGATGAGACGGGAGGGAATTGAGCCAAATGCTATTGTGTATAATCCTATAATTGATGCACTGGGGGAAGCCGGGCAGTTTGTGGACGCAATGCGGATGTTGGAGCGGTTTTTGGTTTTAGAATCAGGGCCAACTATCTCGACATACAATTCTCTGGTGAAGGGTTTTTGTAAGGCAGGAGATCTTGTAGGGGCAAGTGAGATCCTTAAGATGATGATAGGTAGGGGCTTCATCCCGACTGCTACAACCTATAACTATTTCTTTAGGTATTTCTCTAAACATGGGATGATTCAGGAGGGTATGAACCTTTATACCAAAATGATCGAATCTGGTTATGCACCAGATCGGCTTACTTTCCATCTTTTGATGAAAATGTTGTGCGAGGAGGAGAGATTAGACTTGGCAGTTCAAGTTAGCAAGGAAATGAGAGCTAGGGGATGTGATATGGACTTAGCAACAAGCACTATGTTGGTTCATTTGCTTTGCAAAATGCATAGATTGGAGGAGGCCTTTGCAGAGTTTGAGGATATGATTCGAAGGGGTGTTATTCCTCAGTATCTTACTTTCCagagaataaaaaatgaactaAAGAAACAAGGAATGAATGAAATGGCACAGAGACTGTGGGACATGATGTCTTCTGTCCCTCATTCAATGAACTTGCCGAATACATATCGTGGGGATGGAGATGCATCACGTGCAAGGAGAACATCTATAATCCAGAAAGCCGAAGCAATGTCTGAGTTGCTAAAGACTTCTAAAGATCCCAGAGAGCTTGTTAAGTGGCGTGGTTCGTCCAAGAATGTTGAATTGAATGCAAACAAGTTGATAGAAGATATCAAGAAAAAGCTGACACGACATGAATCTCCAAGTACTTAA